A region of Streptomyces sp. R44 DNA encodes the following proteins:
- a CDS encoding Gfo/Idh/MocA family oxidoreductase — MRIGLIGTGRIGSFHAGVLARHPEVESLVVADADAVRAAGVAGALGAEAAPDVDALLGHALDAVVIASATAAHAELIARAAGAGLPAFCEKPIALDVPGTTAALDAVTAAGTVLQLGFMRRFDAGYRAAREAVRSGRLGRLHTVRAVTSDPEPPPAAYLPLSGGLFRDCLVHDFDIIRWVTGREVVEVYATGSDGGPAMFREAGDVSSAAALLTLDDGTLVTATATRCNGAGYDVRMELAGERDQIVVGLDDRSPLASVEAQGPPPPGKPWPGFLERFAPAYEAELDAFVRLVRGEAPNPCDGREALAALRIAEACERSRRERRPVPV; from the coding sequence ATGCGCATCGGACTGATCGGTACGGGACGGATCGGGAGCTTCCACGCGGGTGTGCTGGCCCGGCATCCGGAGGTCGAGTCGCTGGTCGTGGCGGACGCGGACGCCGTCCGGGCGGCCGGGGTCGCGGGGGCGCTCGGGGCGGAGGCGGCGCCGGACGTGGACGCGCTGCTCGGGCACGCCCTGGACGCCGTCGTGATCGCCTCGGCGACGGCCGCGCACGCGGAGCTGATCGCCCGCGCCGCCGGGGCGGGCCTGCCGGCCTTCTGCGAGAAGCCGATCGCCCTGGACGTGCCGGGGACGACGGCCGCGCTCGACGCGGTGACGGCGGCGGGCACGGTGCTCCAGCTGGGGTTCATGCGCCGCTTCGACGCGGGCTACCGGGCGGCGCGCGAGGCGGTGCGCTCGGGGCGGCTCGGCCGGCTGCACACCGTGCGGGCGGTCACCTCGGACCCGGAGCCGCCGCCCGCCGCGTACCTGCCGCTCTCCGGCGGCCTCTTCCGCGACTGTCTCGTGCACGACTTCGACATCATCCGCTGGGTGACCGGGCGGGAGGTCGTCGAGGTGTACGCGACGGGCTCGGACGGGGGCCCGGCGATGTTCCGGGAGGCGGGGGACGTGTCCTCGGCCGCCGCGCTCCTCACCCTGGACGACGGCACGCTGGTGACGGCGACCGCGACCCGGTGCAACGGCGCCGGGTACGACGTCCGCATGGAGCTGGCGGGCGAGCGGGACCAGATCGTGGTGGGCCTGGACGACCGGTCCCCGCTCGCCTCGGTGGAGGCGCAGGGCCCTCCCCCGCCGGGCAAGCCCTGGCCCGGCTTCCTGGAGCGGTTCGCCCCCGCGTACGAGGCGGAGCTGGACGCCTTCGTCCGCCTGGTGCGCGGCGAGGCACCCAACCCGTGCGACGGCCGGGAGGCCCTGGCGGCGCTCCGGATCGCGGAGGCGTGCGAACGGTCGCGGCGGGAGCGGCGGCCGGTTCCGGTCTAG
- a CDS encoding PaaI family thioesterase, with translation MSDQPSALDLDLARKVLDAQPFSRLVGARLTEFGAGRAVLEVDHRDELRQQNGFLHGGVLSYAADNAITFAAGAELGAAVLTAGFSIQYVRPATGGVLRARAEVVHAGRRQAVVRCDLSTVDEQGAETLCAVAQGTVLSAG, from the coding sequence TTGAGCGACCAGCCCTCCGCCCTCGACCTCGACCTCGCCCGGAAGGTCCTGGACGCACAGCCGTTCAGCCGGCTCGTCGGTGCCCGCCTCACCGAGTTCGGCGCGGGCCGTGCGGTCCTGGAGGTGGACCACCGCGACGAGCTGAGACAGCAGAACGGCTTCCTGCACGGAGGCGTGCTCTCGTACGCGGCCGACAACGCGATCACGTTCGCGGCGGGCGCCGAGCTCGGCGCGGCCGTGCTGACGGCCGGGTTCTCCATCCAGTACGTCCGGCCCGCGACGGGCGGCGTGCTGCGCGCCCGGGCGGAGGTGGTCCACGCCGGGCGACGGCAGGCCGTGGTGCGCTGCGACCTGTCGACCGTCGACGAGCAGGGCGCCGAGACGCTGTGCGCGGTCGCCCAGGGCACGGTGCTGTCCGCCGGCTGA
- a CDS encoding ATP-binding cassette domain-containing protein: MTTDTAPLVQLDDVSKYYGNIRALEGVSLEVRAGEISCVLGDNGAGKSTLIKIVAGLHRHDAGTFRIEGEEVALSNPRDALDRGIATVYQDLAVVPLMPVWRNFFLGSEPTRGSGPFKRLDVGLMRSTTREALLRMGIDLRDVDQPIGTLSGGERQCVAIARAVHFGAKVLVLDEPTAALGVKQSGVVLKYVAAARDQGLGVVLITHNPHHAYLVGDRFVLLKRGVMAASHTKDSVTLDELTRQMAGGSELEDLRHELERPTGT, translated from the coding sequence GTGACGACCGACACCGCCCCTCTCGTCCAGCTCGACGACGTCAGCAAGTACTACGGCAACATCCGCGCCCTCGAAGGGGTCTCCCTGGAGGTCCGCGCGGGCGAGATCTCCTGCGTCCTCGGCGACAACGGCGCCGGCAAGTCCACCCTCATCAAGATCGTCGCCGGCCTCCACCGGCACGACGCCGGAACCTTCCGCATCGAGGGCGAGGAGGTCGCCCTCAGCAACCCGCGCGACGCCCTCGACCGGGGCATCGCCACCGTCTACCAGGACCTCGCCGTCGTCCCCCTCATGCCGGTCTGGCGGAACTTCTTCCTCGGCTCCGAGCCCACCAGGGGATCGGGACCCTTCAAGCGGCTCGACGTCGGCCTGATGCGGTCCACCACCCGCGAGGCGCTGCTCCGCATGGGCATCGACCTCCGGGACGTCGACCAGCCGATCGGCACCCTCTCCGGCGGCGAGCGCCAGTGCGTGGCCATCGCCCGCGCCGTCCACTTCGGCGCCAAGGTCCTCGTCCTCGACGAGCCGACCGCCGCGCTCGGCGTCAAGCAGTCCGGGGTCGTCCTGAAGTACGTCGCCGCCGCCCGCGACCAGGGCCTCGGCGTGGTTCTCATCACGCACAACCCGCACCACGCGTATCTCGTCGGCGACCGTTTCGTCCTCCTCAAGCGGGGCGTCATGGCCGCGAGCCACACCAAGGACTCCGTCACCCTCGACGAGTTGACCCGGCAGATGGCCGGCGGCAGCGAGCTGGAGGACCTGCGGCACGAGCTGGAGCGGCCGACCGGCACGTGA
- a CDS encoding ROK family glucokinase: MSTYRDLAHRGAARGTVLRTVGSRERRSHLTAPRVPTVGIDIGGTKVMAGVVDADGNILEKLRTETPDKSKSPKVVEDTIVELVLDLSDRHDVHAVGIGAAGWVDADRARVLFAPHLAWRNEPLRDALQGRLAVPVMVDNDANTAAWAEWRFGAGRGEDHLVMITLGTGIGGAILEDGQVKRGKFGVAGEFGHMQVVPGGHRCACGNRGCWEQYSSGNALVREARELAAADSPVAYEIIERVKGNVPDITGPLITELAREGDAMCVELFQDIGQWLGVGIANLAAALDPSCFVIGGGVSAADDLLIGPARDAFRRHLTGRGYRPEARITRAQLGPEAGMVGAADLARLVARRFRRANRRRVERYERYERYAQALRNGTSGRAARTPEDPSS, encoded by the coding sequence ATGAGTACCTACCGTGACCTCGCCCACCGGGGAGCCGCCCGCGGGACCGTGCTGCGCACCGTCGGGAGCCGGGAGCGGCGCTCCCACCTGACGGCGCCCCGGGTGCCGACCGTCGGCATCGACATCGGCGGTACGAAGGTGATGGCCGGCGTCGTCGACGCCGACGGCAACATCCTGGAGAAGCTCCGCACGGAGACCCCGGACAAGTCCAAGAGCCCCAAGGTCGTCGAGGACACCATCGTCGAGCTGGTCCTGGACCTCTCCGACCGGCACGATGTGCACGCGGTCGGCATCGGCGCGGCCGGCTGGGTCGACGCCGACCGGGCCCGGGTGCTGTTCGCCCCGCACCTCGCCTGGCGCAACGAGCCCCTCCGCGACGCCCTCCAGGGCCGCCTCGCCGTCCCCGTCATGGTCGACAACGACGCGAACACCGCCGCCTGGGCCGAGTGGCGCTTCGGCGCCGGACGCGGCGAGGACCACCTCGTCATGATCACCCTGGGTACCGGCATCGGCGGCGCCATCCTGGAGGACGGCCAGGTCAAGCGGGGCAAGTTCGGCGTCGCCGGAGAGTTCGGCCATATGCAGGTCGTCCCCGGCGGCCACCGCTGCGCCTGCGGCAACCGCGGCTGCTGGGAGCAGTACAGCTCGGGGAACGCGCTGGTCCGCGAGGCCCGCGAGCTGGCCGCCGCCGACTCCCCGGTCGCGTACGAGATCATCGAGCGGGTCAAGGGGAACGTCCCCGACATCACCGGCCCCCTGATCACCGAGCTCGCCCGCGAGGGCGACGCCATGTGCGTGGAGCTCTTCCAGGACATCGGCCAGTGGCTCGGCGTCGGCATCGCCAACCTGGCCGCCGCCCTCGACCCCTCCTGCTTCGTCATCGGCGGAGGCGTCTCCGCCGCCGACGACCTGCTCATCGGCCCCGCGAGGGACGCCTTCCGCCGCCACCTGACCGGCCGCGGCTACCGTCCCGAGGCCCGTATCACCCGCGCCCAGCTCGGCCCCGAGGCCGGCATGGTCGGCGCCGCCGACCTCGCCCGGCTCGTCGCCCGCCGCTTCCGCCGCGCCAACCGGCGCCGCGTCGAGCGGTACGAACGGTACGAGCGCTACGCCCAGGCCCTGCGCAACGGGACCTCGGGCCGGGCCGCACGCACCCCCGAGGACCCCTCTTCATGA
- a CDS encoding ABC transporter permease — protein sequence MSSSAPPSDGVDHVDERLLRTTPLKKLLARPELGSVVGAFAVFVFFAVVADSFLNPSSLGTVLYAASTIGIMAVPVALLMIGGEFDLSAGVLVTSSALVSSMFSYQMTANVWVGVGVSLLVTLAIGVFNGFMLTRTKLPSFIITLGTFLMLTGLNLGLTKLISGTVSTKSIADMEGFPSARKLFASEATIGGVEFKVTILWWFGLVALATWILLRTRFGNWIFAVGGGADAARAVGVPVHRTKIGLYMAVAFCAWISGQHLLFSFDVVQSGEGVGNELIYIIAAVIGGCLITGGYGSAIGSAVGALIFGMTSKGIVYAEWNPDWFKFFLGAMLLLATLLNAWIRKRVEATK from the coding sequence ATGAGCTCCTCCGCCCCGCCGTCGGACGGAGTCGACCACGTCGACGAACGACTGCTTCGCACGACCCCGCTGAAGAAGCTGCTCGCCCGGCCCGAGCTCGGCTCGGTCGTCGGCGCGTTCGCCGTCTTCGTCTTCTTCGCGGTGGTCGCCGACAGCTTCCTGAACCCCTCCAGCCTCGGCACCGTCCTCTACGCGGCCTCCACCATCGGCATCATGGCCGTCCCGGTCGCCCTGCTGATGATCGGCGGCGAGTTCGACCTCTCCGCCGGTGTCCTGGTCACCAGCTCCGCGCTGGTCTCCTCGATGTTCAGCTACCAGATGACCGCGAACGTCTGGGTCGGCGTCGGCGTCTCGCTGCTCGTCACCCTGGCGATCGGCGTCTTCAACGGCTTCATGCTGACCCGCACCAAGCTGCCCAGCTTCATCATCACGCTCGGCACCTTCCTCATGCTGACCGGCCTGAACCTCGGCCTCACCAAGCTGATCAGCGGCACCGTCTCCACCAAGAGCATCGCCGACATGGAGGGCTTCCCCTCCGCCCGCAAGCTCTTCGCCTCGGAGGCGACGATCGGCGGCGTCGAGTTCAAGGTCACCATCCTGTGGTGGTTCGGCCTCGTCGCCCTCGCCACCTGGATCCTGCTCCGCACCCGCTTCGGCAACTGGATCTTCGCCGTCGGCGGCGGCGCCGACGCGGCCCGCGCCGTCGGCGTCCCCGTCCACCGCACGAAGATCGGCCTCTACATGGCCGTCGCCTTCTGCGCCTGGATCTCCGGCCAGCACCTGCTCTTCTCCTTCGACGTCGTCCAGTCCGGCGAAGGAGTCGGAAACGAGCTGATCTACATCATCGCGGCCGTCATCGGCGGCTGTCTGATCACCGGCGGGTACGGCTCGGCCATCGGCTCGGCCGTCGGCGCCCTCATCTTCGGCATGACCAGCAAGGGCATCGTGTACGCCGAGTGGAACCCCGACTGGTTCAAGTTCTTCCTGGGAGCGATGCTCCTCCTGGCGACCCTGCTGAACGCCTGGATCCGCAAGCGCGTGGAGGCGACCAAGTGA
- a CDS encoding sugar ABC transporter substrate-binding protein, whose translation MTRLRTGGVRAAVGAVLALALTAALAGCSSTGGKRAEDARKAAEAQGRAAVDTPRWTFAMVTHSGDGDTFWDIVQKGAKQAAAKDNINFLYAHNDEAQQQAQLIDSYVAKGVDGLIVTLAKPDAMKAAVEKAVKAGIPVITVNSGAEQSQAYGALTHIGQDETVAGEAVGEELDKRGRKKALCVLHEQGNVGHEQRCAGVKKTFGGEMVNLYVDGTNMPDVKASIEAKLQSDKDVDAVVTLGAPFADTAVQAVKGAGSKAEVDTFDLNAKVATALEAGTLGFAVDQQPYLQGYEAVDLLWLYRYNADVLGGGKPVLTGPQIITKDQAAALKQYADRGTR comes from the coding sequence GTGACCAGGCTTCGGACAGGAGGGGTACGCGCCGCAGTCGGCGCCGTGCTCGCCCTCGCACTCACCGCGGCGCTCGCCGGGTGCAGCAGCACCGGCGGAAAGCGGGCGGAGGACGCCCGCAAGGCGGCCGAGGCCCAGGGCAGGGCGGCCGTCGACACCCCCCGGTGGACCTTCGCCATGGTGACCCACTCGGGCGACGGCGACACCTTCTGGGACATCGTCCAGAAGGGCGCCAAGCAGGCCGCCGCGAAGGACAACATCAACTTCCTGTACGCGCACAACGACGAGGCCCAGCAGCAGGCGCAGCTGATCGACTCGTACGTCGCCAAGGGCGTCGACGGACTGATCGTCACCCTCGCCAAGCCCGACGCGATGAAGGCCGCCGTGGAGAAGGCCGTCAAGGCCGGCATCCCGGTGATCACCGTGAACTCGGGCGCCGAGCAGTCCCAGGCCTACGGGGCGCTCACCCACATCGGCCAGGACGAGACCGTCGCCGGCGAGGCCGTCGGCGAGGAGCTCGACAAGCGCGGGAGGAAGAAGGCCCTCTGCGTCCTGCACGAGCAGGGCAACGTCGGCCACGAGCAGCGCTGCGCCGGTGTGAAGAAGACCTTCGGCGGCGAGATGGTCAACCTGTACGTCGACGGCACCAACATGCCCGACGTCAAGGCCTCCATCGAGGCCAAGCTCCAGTCCGACAAGGACGTCGACGCCGTCGTCACCCTCGGCGCCCCCTTCGCCGACACCGCCGTCCAGGCCGTGAAGGGCGCCGGCAGCAAGGCGGAGGTCGACACCTTCGACCTCAACGCCAAGGTCGCCACCGCCCTGGAGGCCGGCACCCTCGGCTTCGCCGTCGACCAGCAGCCCTACCTCCAGGGCTACGAGGCCGTCGACCTGCTCTGGCTCTACCGCTACAACGCCGACGTCCTCGGCGGCGGCAAGCCGGTCCTGACCGGCCCCCAGATCATCACCAAGGACCAGGCCGCCGCGCTGAAGCAGTACGCGGATCGGGGCACCCGATGA
- a CDS encoding GntR family transcriptional regulator — protein sequence MDRSSPVPLYFQLAQQLESAVENGTLAPGTLLGNEIDLATRLGLSRPTVRQAIQTLVDKGLLVRRRGVGTQVVHSRVRRPMELSSLYDDLAAAGQRPATRVLVNRLEPAAGPVAAALGVPEGTQVHYLERLRTAHGEPMAYLCNHLPAGLVEPDTEQLETTGLYRMLRSAALTLHSARQAVGARAATAEEAALLDEPEGAPLLTMERVTFDDTGRAVEYGSHLYRATRYSFEFQLMVRP from the coding sequence GTGGACCGCAGCAGCCCGGTCCCGCTCTACTTCCAGCTCGCCCAGCAGCTGGAGAGCGCCGTGGAGAACGGGACGCTCGCCCCGGGCACCCTCCTCGGCAACGAGATCGACCTCGCCACCCGTCTGGGCCTCTCCCGGCCCACCGTCCGCCAGGCCATCCAGACCCTCGTCGACAAGGGCCTCCTGGTCCGCCGCCGGGGCGTCGGCACCCAGGTCGTGCACAGCAGGGTCCGGCGCCCGATGGAGCTCAGCAGCCTGTACGACGACCTCGCCGCCGCCGGTCAGCGCCCCGCCACCCGGGTCCTGGTCAACCGCCTCGAACCCGCCGCGGGACCGGTCGCGGCCGCCCTCGGCGTACCGGAGGGCACGCAGGTCCACTACCTGGAGCGGCTCCGTACCGCGCACGGCGAGCCCATGGCGTACCTGTGCAACCACCTGCCCGCCGGCCTCGTCGAGCCCGACACCGAGCAGCTGGAGACCACCGGCCTCTACCGCATGCTCCGCTCCGCCGCGCTCACCCTGCACAGCGCCCGGCAGGCCGTCGGCGCCCGCGCCGCGACCGCCGAGGAGGCCGCGCTGCTCGACGAGCCGGAGGGCGCGCCGCTGCTCACCATGGAGCGCGTCACCTTCGACGACACCGGACGCGCCGTCGAGTACGGCTCCCACCTCTACCGGGCCACCCGCTACTCCTTCGAGTTCCAGCTGATGGTCCGTCCGTAG
- a CDS encoding YhjD/YihY/BrkB family envelope integrity protein, which produces MLTELTSRLVSGNLLDAGTRLAAQAFLAAVPLLFALAAFAPLAVRDQLGESLRVMFGLSGASDQQVQKVLDQTTSEEVRETTGIVGAVVALVSATSFSRAMARVCERAWGLPKAGTRIAAWRWAVWLLALVVVVFLQAPIRDGFGAGGWLGLPLYFLVSTGVWLWTQHLLLAKRVAWLPLLPGAVLAGTASTVLGITARLYMPGALNRALGEYGSLGLVLTMLSWLIVVCAAITFAFTIGAVLAQEPPLDRYLGTDRE; this is translated from the coding sequence GTGCTCACGGAACTGACCAGCCGGCTGGTGAGCGGGAACCTCCTGGACGCGGGCACGCGGCTCGCGGCCCAGGCCTTCCTCGCCGCCGTGCCGCTCCTCTTCGCCCTCGCCGCCTTCGCCCCGCTCGCGGTCCGCGACCAGCTGGGCGAGTCCCTCCGCGTCATGTTCGGCTTGTCCGGGGCGTCCGACCAGCAGGTCCAGAAGGTCCTGGACCAGACCACGTCCGAAGAGGTGCGGGAGACCACCGGCATCGTCGGCGCGGTGGTCGCCCTGGTGTCGGCCACCAGCTTCAGCCGCGCCATGGCCCGGGTGTGCGAGCGGGCCTGGGGGCTGCCCAAGGCGGGGACCCGGATCGCGGCCTGGCGGTGGGCGGTGTGGCTGCTCGCCCTCGTCGTGGTGGTGTTCCTCCAGGCCCCCATCCGCGACGGCTTCGGGGCCGGCGGCTGGCTGGGCCTGCCGCTGTACTTCCTGGTCAGCACGGGAGTGTGGCTGTGGACCCAGCACCTCCTGCTCGCCAAGCGGGTGGCCTGGCTGCCGCTGCTGCCCGGCGCCGTCCTGGCGGGCACCGCCTCGACGGTCCTCGGCATCACCGCCCGCCTCTACATGCCGGGCGCCCTCAACCGGGCCCTGGGCGAGTACGGCTCGCTGGGCCTGGTCCTGACGATGCTGTCCTGGCTGATCGTGGTCTGTGCCGCGATCACCTTCGCCTTCACGATCGGCGCCGTCCTGGCCCAGGAACCCCCGCTCGACCGGTACCTGGGCACGGACCGGGAGTGA
- a CDS encoding MMPL family transporter, with product MATFLSRVGRFAFRRRGLVVLLWLLALFGAGFAASTAAAPPADTFSMPGTESQRAFDLLQEKFPDARADGAAARVVVRAPGAEKLTSPARRAQVERLVAELAKAPQVAVVADPFAANAVSGDRTTAYAYVTYKVKATELTDAAHEGLTHAMERARAAGLAVEAGGDAVEIEQAMSGTGEKLGILVSAIVLLLTFGSLIAAGMPLLTAMIGVGIGISAITALGATLGLSSTTSTLAMMIGLAVGIDYALFIVSRYRSEIAEGRERSEAASRAVGTAGSAVVFAGLTVIIALSGLAVVDVPMLTKMGLTAAGTVAVAVLVALTFVPALLGFAPVRVLARRERKQYTGKPLSRRQQRGADKRAARTKPHLGARWAGFVLRHPVAVLLLGVVSLGAAAVPAASLELGLPGEGSMAPHTTQRKAYDLLSDSFGPGFNGPLTVIVSAKDAKKAAAQVRTTLEGVPGVAGVSPATTNASGDTALVTVVPATGPTDTRTEDLVRSLRATAEGAERRTGATEILVAGQTAMFIDFSQTLDDALLPYLALVVGLAFLLLMLVFRSVLVPLKAALGFLLSVSAALGAVVAVFQWGWLADLVGVDQPGPVMSTLPIFMIGVVFGLAMDYEVFLVSRMREAYVHGARPGEAVVTGFRYGGRVVSAAAIIMTSVFSGFIVEDNDFVKMIGFGLAAAVLFDAFLVRMTIVPALFALLGRSAWWLPKWLDRILPDIDVEGENLSRGPEIPSGRSVREQHFVC from the coding sequence ATGGCCACCTTCCTCTCCCGAGTGGGCCGCTTCGCCTTCCGCAGGCGCGGCCTGGTCGTCCTCCTCTGGCTCCTGGCCCTCTTCGGGGCGGGCTTCGCGGCCTCCACCGCCGCCGCCCCGCCCGCAGACACCTTCTCGATGCCGGGCACCGAGTCGCAGAGGGCCTTCGACCTCCTCCAGGAGAAGTTCCCCGACGCCCGCGCGGACGGTGCCGCCGCCCGCGTCGTCGTCCGCGCCCCCGGCGCCGAGAAGCTCACCTCCCCCGCCCGCAGGGCACAGGTCGAGCGGCTCGTCGCCGAGCTGGCCAAGGCGCCTCAAGTCGCCGTCGTGGCCGACCCGTTCGCGGCGAACGCGGTGAGCGGCGACCGTACGACCGCGTACGCGTACGTCACGTACAAGGTGAAGGCCACCGAGCTCACCGACGCGGCGCACGAGGGCCTCACCCACGCGATGGAGCGGGCCAGGGCCGCGGGACTCGCCGTCGAGGCGGGCGGCGACGCCGTCGAGATCGAACAGGCCATGAGCGGTACGGGCGAGAAGCTGGGCATCCTCGTCTCCGCCATCGTCCTGCTCCTCACCTTCGGGTCCCTGATCGCCGCCGGAATGCCCCTGCTCACGGCCATGATCGGCGTCGGCATCGGCATCAGCGCCATCACCGCGCTCGGCGCCACCCTCGGTCTGTCGTCCACCACCTCGACGCTCGCGATGATGATCGGCCTCGCCGTCGGCATCGACTACGCCCTGTTCATCGTCTCCCGCTACCGCTCCGAGATCGCCGAGGGCCGCGAGCGCTCGGAGGCCGCCTCGCGGGCCGTGGGCACCGCCGGCTCGGCCGTCGTCTTCGCCGGCCTCACCGTGATCATCGCCCTGTCGGGACTCGCGGTGGTCGACGTCCCCATGCTCACCAAGATGGGCCTCACCGCCGCCGGTACGGTCGCCGTGGCCGTACTCGTCGCCCTCACCTTCGTACCGGCGCTGCTCGGCTTCGCCCCCGTCCGGGTGCTCGCCCGCCGGGAGCGGAAGCAGTACACCGGCAAGCCGCTGTCCCGGCGTCAGCAGCGCGGGGCCGACAAGCGCGCGGCCCGCACCAAGCCCCACCTCGGCGCCCGCTGGGCCGGATTCGTCCTGCGCCACCCCGTCGCCGTGCTCCTCCTCGGTGTCGTGAGCCTGGGCGCCGCCGCCGTACCCGCCGCGAGTCTCGAACTGGGCCTGCCGGGCGAGGGCTCAATGGCCCCGCACACCACCCAGCGCAAGGCGTACGACCTGCTGTCCGACTCCTTCGGCCCCGGCTTCAACGGACCGCTGACGGTCATCGTCTCGGCGAAGGACGCGAAGAAGGCCGCCGCGCAGGTCCGTACGACCCTGGAGGGGGTCCCCGGGGTCGCGGGCGTCTCCCCCGCCACCACGAACGCCTCGGGCGACACCGCCCTCGTCACCGTCGTCCCCGCCACCGGCCCCACGGACACCAGGACCGAGGATCTCGTGCGCTCCCTGCGTGCGACGGCGGAGGGCGCTGAGCGGCGGACGGGCGCGACGGAGATCCTGGTCGCCGGGCAGACCGCGATGTTCATCGACTTCTCGCAGACCCTGGACGACGCGCTCCTCCCCTATCTCGCCCTGGTCGTCGGCCTCGCCTTCCTCCTGCTGATGCTGGTCTTCCGCTCCGTCCTCGTCCCCCTCAAGGCGGCCCTCGGCTTCCTCCTGTCCGTCAGCGCGGCCCTCGGCGCCGTCGTCGCCGTCTTCCAGTGGGGATGGCTCGCGGACCTCGTCGGCGTCGACCAGCCCGGCCCGGTCATGAGCACCCTGCCGATCTTCATGATCGGTGTCGTGTTCGGCCTCGCGATGGACTACGAGGTCTTCCTGGTCTCCCGGATGCGCGAGGCGTACGTCCACGGCGCCCGCCCCGGCGAGGCGGTCGTCACCGGCTTCCGGTACGGCGGCCGGGTCGTCAGCGCGGCCGCGATCATCATGACCAGCGTCTTCTCCGGCTTCATCGTCGAGGACAACGACTTCGTCAAGATGATCGGTTTCGGTCTCGCCGCGGCCGTCCTCTTCGACGCGTTCCTCGTCCGCATGACCATCGTGCCCGCCCTGTTCGCCCTGCTCGGCAGGTCCGCCTGGTGGCTGCCCAAGTGGCTCGACCGGATCCTGCCGGACATCGACGTCGAGGGCGAGAACCTGTCGCGGGGACCGGAGATCCCCTCGGGACGCTCCGTACGCGAGCAGCACTTCGTGTGCTGA